Proteins encoded together in one Coffea arabica cultivar ET-39 chromosome 2c, Coffea Arabica ET-39 HiFi, whole genome shotgun sequence window:
- the LOC113727973 gene encoding lysophospholipid acyltransferase LPEAT2 isoform X1, whose amino-acid sequence MAADQTLSAPLLDNVPHTVITVHENPPSQAQPPSDNHHQDWSFDEENLYGFLGAHGFEVPGPTTVDPFKNYTPGIDGLYEWVKIVVCLPIAALRLVLFGLCLAVGYLATVCALRGWEDKQNPMPKWRCRLMWVTRLCSRCILFSFGYHWIRRKGRPAPREIAPIIVSNHVSYIEPIFFFYELFPTIVASEAHDSMPFVGTIIRAMQVIYVNRFSHSSRKHAVNEIKRKASCDQFPRLLLFPEGTTTNGRAIISFQLGAFIPGYPIQPVIVRYPHVHFDQSWGNISLAKLMFRMFTQFHNFMEVEYLPVVSPLENVKENAVQLAQRTSHAIATALNVVQTSHSYGDLMLLTKASEFKQDKPSLYMVEMAWIESSFRLSTLAAVDLLDKFLSMNPDSSGHVTFHDFLRILRLKPCALSEKIFQFIDVQKSGKITFKQFLLGSAHILRQPLFQHFCELAFVRCNVEGREYISEQELGDALALVMHNLDVDGIHGLFTLFDTDGDGRISKDDFVTCLRQNPLLIALFLPQLLRRELAAAEAQEGMHDG is encoded by the exons ATGGCAGCAGACCAGACCCTCTCCGCTCCTCTTCTCGACAACGTGCCCCACACCGTCATCACTGTCCATGAAAACCCACCCTCGCAGGCCCAACCGCCATCCGATAATCATCATCAAGATTGGAGCTTTGATGAAGAGAATCTATATGGATTTCTTGGGGCTCACGGATTTGAGGTGCCTGGGCCCACGACGGTGGACCCTTTCAAGAACTACACTCCTGGTATTGATGGGTTGTATGAATGGGTGAAGATTGTGGTGTGCTTGCCCATAGCTGCGTTGAGGCTGGTGCTGTTTGGGCTGTGTTTGGCGGTGGGGTACTTGGCCACTGTCTGCGCTCTTCGGGGCTGGGAAGATAAGCAAAATCCAATGCCTAAATGGAGGTGTCGGCTCATGTGGGTCACCCGACTCTGTTCCCGTTgcatcctcttttcttttgg TTACCATTGGATCAGACGAAAAGGGAGACCTGCTCCGAGAGAGATCGCTCCTATAATTGTATCTAATCATGTATCATATATTGAACCTATCTTCTTCTTCTACGAGCTATTTCCTACCATTGTTGCATCCGAGGCCCATGACTCCATGCCTTTTGTTGGTACCATCATTAGAGCAATGCAG GTTATATATGTGAATAGATTTTCACACTCATCAAGGAAGCATGCTGTAAATGAAATAAAG AGAAAGGCTTCTTGCGATCAATTTCCTCGACTGCTTTTATTTCCCGAGGGAACGACCACAAATGGAAGAGCTATTATTTCTTTCCAACTTGGTGCTTTTATCCCTGGTTATCCTATACAGCCAGTGATTGTCCGCTATCCCCATGTGCATTTTGACCAATCATG gGGAAATATTTCATTGGCAAAGCTAATGTTTAGGATGTTCACACAGTTCCACAATTTCATGGAG GTTGAATATCTTCCTGTTGTGTCACCACTGGAAAATGTGAAGGAAAATGCTGTCCAACTTGCTCAGAGG ACTAGCCATGCTATTGCAACTGCTCTCAATGTTGTTCAAACATCACACTCTTATGGAGATTTGATGCTTCTGACTAAGGCATCTGAATTCAAGCAG GACAAGCCCTCTCTCTATATGGTTGAAATGGCTTGGATTGAATCA TCGTTCCGTTTGAGCACTTTGGCAGCTGTTGACCTTCTGGACAAGTTTCTTTCAATGAACCCTGATTCCAG TGGACATGTCACATTTCATGACTTCCTCAGGATTCTCAGACTAAAACCTTGTGCTCTTTCTGAAAAG ATATTTCAATTCATTGACGTGCAGAAGAGTGGTAAAATAACATTTAAACAG TTCTTGCTCGGATCAGCTCACATTCTGAGGCAGCctttatttcaacatttttgtGAATTGGCATTTGTAAGATGTAATGTCGAGGGAAGAGAGTATATATCGGAGCAAGAG CTTGGAGATGCGCTTGCATTGGTAATGCATAACTTAGATGTTGATGGG ATCCATGGGCTTTTCACCTTATTTGATACTGATGGCGATGGGAGAATCAGCAAGGATGACTTTGTGACATGTTTAAGGCAGAACCCATTGCTTATAGCGCTCTTTTTACCCCAGTTATTGCGTAGAGAACTGGCAGCAGCTGAAGCACAGGAGGGCATGCATGATGGATAA
- the LOC113727973 gene encoding lysophospholipid acyltransferase LPEAT2 isoform X2 — protein MAADQTLSAPLLDNVPHTVITVHENPPSQAQPPSDNHHQDWSFDEENLYGFLGAHGFEVPGPTTVDPFKNYTPGIDGLYEWVKIVVCLPIAALRLVLFGLCLAVGYLATVCALRGWEDKQNPMPKWRCRLMWVTRLCSRCILFSFGYHWIRRKGRPAPREIAPIIVSNHVSYIEPIFFFYELFPTIVASEAHDSMPFVGTIIRAMQVIYVNRFSHSSRKHAVNEIKVEYLPVVSPLENVKENAVQLAQRTSHAIATALNVVQTSHSYGDLMLLTKASEFKQDKPSLYMVEMAWIESSFRLSTLAAVDLLDKFLSMNPDSSGHVTFHDFLRILRLKPCALSEKIFQFIDVQKSGKITFKQFLLGSAHILRQPLFQHFCELAFVRCNVEGREYISEQELGDALALVMHNLDVDGIHGLFTLFDTDGDGRISKDDFVTCLRQNPLLIALFLPQLLRRELAAAEAQEGMHDG, from the exons ATGGCAGCAGACCAGACCCTCTCCGCTCCTCTTCTCGACAACGTGCCCCACACCGTCATCACTGTCCATGAAAACCCACCCTCGCAGGCCCAACCGCCATCCGATAATCATCATCAAGATTGGAGCTTTGATGAAGAGAATCTATATGGATTTCTTGGGGCTCACGGATTTGAGGTGCCTGGGCCCACGACGGTGGACCCTTTCAAGAACTACACTCCTGGTATTGATGGGTTGTATGAATGGGTGAAGATTGTGGTGTGCTTGCCCATAGCTGCGTTGAGGCTGGTGCTGTTTGGGCTGTGTTTGGCGGTGGGGTACTTGGCCACTGTCTGCGCTCTTCGGGGCTGGGAAGATAAGCAAAATCCAATGCCTAAATGGAGGTGTCGGCTCATGTGGGTCACCCGACTCTGTTCCCGTTgcatcctcttttcttttgg TTACCATTGGATCAGACGAAAAGGGAGACCTGCTCCGAGAGAGATCGCTCCTATAATTGTATCTAATCATGTATCATATATTGAACCTATCTTCTTCTTCTACGAGCTATTTCCTACCATTGTTGCATCCGAGGCCCATGACTCCATGCCTTTTGTTGGTACCATCATTAGAGCAATGCAG GTTATATATGTGAATAGATTTTCACACTCATCAAGGAAGCATGCTGTAAATGAAATAAAG GTTGAATATCTTCCTGTTGTGTCACCACTGGAAAATGTGAAGGAAAATGCTGTCCAACTTGCTCAGAGG ACTAGCCATGCTATTGCAACTGCTCTCAATGTTGTTCAAACATCACACTCTTATGGAGATTTGATGCTTCTGACTAAGGCATCTGAATTCAAGCAG GACAAGCCCTCTCTCTATATGGTTGAAATGGCTTGGATTGAATCA TCGTTCCGTTTGAGCACTTTGGCAGCTGTTGACCTTCTGGACAAGTTTCTTTCAATGAACCCTGATTCCAG TGGACATGTCACATTTCATGACTTCCTCAGGATTCTCAGACTAAAACCTTGTGCTCTTTCTGAAAAG ATATTTCAATTCATTGACGTGCAGAAGAGTGGTAAAATAACATTTAAACAG TTCTTGCTCGGATCAGCTCACATTCTGAGGCAGCctttatttcaacatttttgtGAATTGGCATTTGTAAGATGTAATGTCGAGGGAAGAGAGTATATATCGGAGCAAGAG CTTGGAGATGCGCTTGCATTGGTAATGCATAACTTAGATGTTGATGGG ATCCATGGGCTTTTCACCTTATTTGATACTGATGGCGATGGGAGAATCAGCAAGGATGACTTTGTGACATGTTTAAGGCAGAACCCATTGCTTATAGCGCTCTTTTTACCCCAGTTATTGCGTAGAGAACTGGCAGCAGCTGAAGCACAGGAGGGCATGCATGATGGATAA
- the LOC113727973 gene encoding lysophospholipid acyltransferase LPEAT2 isoform X3, producing MAADQTLSAPLLDNVPHTVITVHENPPSQAQPPSDNHHQDWSFDEENLYGFLGAHGFEVPGPTTVDPFKNYTPGIDGLYEWVKIVVCLPIAALRLVLFGLCLAVGYLATVCALRGWEDKQNPMPKWRCRLMWVTRLCSRCILFSFGYHWIRRKGRPAPREIAPIIVSNHVSYIEPIFFFYELFPTIVASEAHDSMPFVGTIIRAMQVIYVNRFSHSSRKHAVNEIKRKASCDQFPRLLLFPEGTTTNGRAIISFQLGAFIPGYPIQPVIVRYPHVHFDQSWGNISLAKLMFRMFTQFHNFMEVEYLPVVSPLENVKENAVQLAQRTSHAIATALNVVQTSHSYGDLMLLTKASEFKQDKPSLYMVEMAWIESSFRLSTLAAVDLLDKFLSMNPDSSCLGRYYSRMRHGYHIFPSLSSPLHSSCLVQDYLDFYFFKGRKKMSVYL from the exons ATGGCAGCAGACCAGACCCTCTCCGCTCCTCTTCTCGACAACGTGCCCCACACCGTCATCACTGTCCATGAAAACCCACCCTCGCAGGCCCAACCGCCATCCGATAATCATCATCAAGATTGGAGCTTTGATGAAGAGAATCTATATGGATTTCTTGGGGCTCACGGATTTGAGGTGCCTGGGCCCACGACGGTGGACCCTTTCAAGAACTACACTCCTGGTATTGATGGGTTGTATGAATGGGTGAAGATTGTGGTGTGCTTGCCCATAGCTGCGTTGAGGCTGGTGCTGTTTGGGCTGTGTTTGGCGGTGGGGTACTTGGCCACTGTCTGCGCTCTTCGGGGCTGGGAAGATAAGCAAAATCCAATGCCTAAATGGAGGTGTCGGCTCATGTGGGTCACCCGACTCTGTTCCCGTTgcatcctcttttcttttgg TTACCATTGGATCAGACGAAAAGGGAGACCTGCTCCGAGAGAGATCGCTCCTATAATTGTATCTAATCATGTATCATATATTGAACCTATCTTCTTCTTCTACGAGCTATTTCCTACCATTGTTGCATCCGAGGCCCATGACTCCATGCCTTTTGTTGGTACCATCATTAGAGCAATGCAG GTTATATATGTGAATAGATTTTCACACTCATCAAGGAAGCATGCTGTAAATGAAATAAAG AGAAAGGCTTCTTGCGATCAATTTCCTCGACTGCTTTTATTTCCCGAGGGAACGACCACAAATGGAAGAGCTATTATTTCTTTCCAACTTGGTGCTTTTATCCCTGGTTATCCTATACAGCCAGTGATTGTCCGCTATCCCCATGTGCATTTTGACCAATCATG gGGAAATATTTCATTGGCAAAGCTAATGTTTAGGATGTTCACACAGTTCCACAATTTCATGGAG GTTGAATATCTTCCTGTTGTGTCACCACTGGAAAATGTGAAGGAAAATGCTGTCCAACTTGCTCAGAGG ACTAGCCATGCTATTGCAACTGCTCTCAATGTTGTTCAAACATCACACTCTTATGGAGATTTGATGCTTCTGACTAAGGCATCTGAATTCAAGCAG GACAAGCCCTCTCTCTATATGGTTGAAATGGCTTGGATTGAATCA TCGTTCCGTTTGAGCACTTTGGCAGCTGTTGACCTTCTGGACAAGTTTCTTTCAATGAACCCTGATTCCAG CTGCTTAGGTCGATACTACTCAAGGATGAGACACGGCTACCATATATTTCCTTCCCTATCCTCACCTCTCCACTCTTCATGTCTTGTTCAAGACTACCTGGATTTCTATTTTTTcaagggaaggaaaaaaatgagcGTTTATTTATGA